The genomic segment AATGTCTTGAtcgtaaaatagttttacagCATTTGAAATGTTTGCAGCATTATCATGACTAATTcccgttattttattatttaaattccaagACTCAATAACATTCATAATACtgtcttttaaattttcagccGTATGACTTTCTTGTATTTCTTCAATTGAAAGTGTTACACTATACAATTTCCAATTATCATCAAAATAATGAAcagtaaatgttaaatatgaatCAATTGCTGTTGATGTCCAACCATCAGttgttaaagaaatataattaatgttttcgaTGATATTTCTGATACTTTGTgatttatctatatacattttttcaatacgTGTAGTAATGCTTTTTCGCGATGGAATAGTATAAAGTGGCTCAATTGTTGAAATTAATGAACGAAAACCTTTATTTTCCACTGTACTAAATGGTAACATATCAACAATTATCATTTTGCGAATACTTTGCGTAATAATTTCACATCGATTTTTATCCAATGGTCTTGAATTTCTTTTACAGATGTTATGGTAGTGCTTTCTTTTTACGTTTCAAAGCAGGGCTGATTGATGATGAGGAAGTTGACTGAGAAGAAATGAAAGTTTAAGATGTTGAAGCTATTTGTTCATTATCGCTATTGCTCTCATTACTATCAATTTctctacaaaaaaatattttgggattTTTAATCTAgtgtaataacaattattcaataattaaaattaaataaaaactgggTGCGTCGCGAGACGTACCGTAAAAGTGAGAACTATATTTTCAGGTTAGATATTATGATGACATGGTAtgataaatgcaaaatattattacaatataacaatcaaatatacatatatgtcatcttaatattaattattttctactaaTACAATGGTAACACTTTCAATAGCTCGTGCAGGTTCtacattaacttttaatttataaattatcacataAATATTGACTATTTTCTTCGGGCTCAACAGCAACGCTTTCAATATTTGGTACAAGTTTAACATCAACATTATCATCATTTACGGGTTCAAtcgtaatattttgtcaattttctAGTGAAATTGATGAAACAATGGGCTTATGATAACTATAATACGATATAGATGTTTTTGATTCAAGAGTAT from the Acyrthosiphon pisum isolate AL4f chromosome X, pea_aphid_22Mar2018_4r6ur, whole genome shotgun sequence genome contains:
- the LOC107882381 gene encoding zinc finger BED domain-containing protein 4-like, which encodes MIIVDMLPFSTVENKGFRSLISTIEPLYTIPSRKSITTRIEKMYIDKSQSIRNIIENINYISLTTDGWTSTAIDSYLTFTVHYFDDNWKLYSVTLSIEEIQESHTAENLKDSIMNVIESWNLNNKITGISHDNAANISNAVKLFYDQDIYSNRCAAHTLQLAVKKCLDLNTCRPLLKTASKIVASFRQSSKRTYALENYLVEKSCKKLNLVQSCPTRWNSTLDNMLKRLLELRSAVVVIMSDRTLFNSKIAKDQELLEEDWENRNTCYFIETIKNSNNSFMC